The Cheilinus undulatus linkage group 2, ASM1832078v1, whole genome shotgun sequence genome has a window encoding:
- the LOC121517210 gene encoding trace amine-associated receptor 13c-like, which produces MENLETELCFPQLLNTSCRKAKHQTHSETMFAYFLLSSITLLTICLNLLVIISISHFKKLQTPTCLFLLSLAVADLCVGFLMFFQLMLIEGCWLSGDFVCALYQYLSLIITNVSTGTVMFISYDRYVAICQPLQYSSKLTPKRVQFYIYVYWIFSIICQSLKNMENLQNPGRHHACVGECVFSGDDISAIADLICTFLLPISVIVVLYMRVFVVVLSQAQAMHSHISITVKLQQSRVQTVRKSEMKAARALGGVVVVFLLCTIPGFCLLLSGKDNLFNASHSAVVVCLFYFNSCLNPLIYAFFYPWFRKSVKLIISLKILQPNSCDANIL; this is translated from the exons ATGGAGAATCTGGAAACTGAATTATGCTTTCCACAACTGCTCAACACCTCCTGCAGGAAGGCAAAACACCAAACTCACTCTGAGACCATGTTTGCTTATTTCCTGCTGTCCTCCATCACACTGCTTACTATCTGTCTGAACCTGCTGGTCATCATCTCCATCTCTCACTTCAA GAAACTCCAAACTCCGACctgcctcttcctcctctctctggctGTAGCAGATTTATGTGTGGGCTTCCTCATGTTCTTCCAGCTCATGCTCATAGAGGGCTGCTGGTTATCTGGTGACTTTGTTTGTGCTCTTTATCAGTATTTATCTTTAATCATCACTAATGTttcaacagggactgtaatgttCATTTCTTATGATCGCTATGTGGCCATTTGCCAGCCTTTACAATACTCCTCAAAACTGACACCAAAGAGAGTTCAGTTCTACATTTATGTCTATTGGATATTCTCGATCATCTGCCAAAGTCTGAAAAATATGGAAAACCTCCAGAACCCAGGCAGGCATCATGCTTGTGTTGGAGAGTGTGTATTTTCTGGTGATGACATCAGTGCCATTGCAGATCTAATTTGCACCTTTCTTCTCCCTATCTCTGTTATTGTTGTTCTGTACATGAGGGTATTTGTGGTGGTTTTATCTCAGGCTCAGGCCATGCACTCTCATATCAGTATCACTGTGAAACTCCAGCAGTCTAGAGTCCAAACTGTtagaaaaagtgaaatgaaagcAGCCAGGGCTCTTGGTGGTGTTGTGGTTGTGTTCTTGTTGTGTACCATCCCTGGTTTTTGTCTCTTACTCTCAGGTAAAGATAACCTGTTTAATGCTTCACATTCTGCTgttgttgtatgtttgttttattttaactcctgTCTGAACCCTttgatttatgcatttttctaTCCTTGGTTTAGGAAGTCAGTCAAACTCATCATATCTCTGAAGATACTGCAGCCTAACTCCTGTGATGCCAACATACTGTAA
- the LOC121517216 gene encoding trace amine-associated receptor 13c-like — MENLETELCFPQLLNTSCRKAKHQTHSETMFAYFLLSSITLLTICLNLLVIISISHFKKLQTPTCLFLLSLAVADLCVGFLMFFQLMLIEGCWLFGDFVCALYQYLSLIITNVSTGTVMFISYDRYVAICQPLQYSSKLTPKIVQFYIYLYWIFSTIFQSLINMGNLQNPGRHHACVGECVFSGDDISAIADLICTFLLPISVIVVLYMRVFVVVLSQAQAMRSRIGITVKPQQSRVQTVRKSEMKAARALGGVVVVFLLCTCPGFCLFFSGEGIQLNASHSAFVICLFYFNSCLNPLIYAFFYPWFRKSVKLIISLKILQPDSCDANIL, encoded by the exons ATGGAGAATCTGGAAACTGAATTATGCTTTCCACAACTGCTCAACACCTCCTGCAGGAAGGCAAAACACCAAACTCACTCTGAGACCATGTTTGCTTATTTCCTGCTGTCCTCCATCACACTGCTTACTATCTGTCTGAACCTGCTGGTCATCATCTCCATCTCTCACTTCAA GAAGCTCCAAACTCCGACctgcctcttcctcctctctctggctGTAGCAGATTTATGTGTGGGTTTCCTCATGTTCTTCCAGCTCATGCTCATAGAGGGCTGCTGGTTATTTGGTGACTTTGTTTGTGCTCTTTATCAGTATTTATCTTTAATCATCACTAATGTttcaacagggactgtaatgttTATTTCTTATGATCGCTATGTGGCCATTTGCCAGCCTTTACAATACTCCTCAAAACTGACACCAAAGATAGTTCAGTTCTATATTTATCTCTATTGGATATTCTCTACCATCTTCCAAAGTCTGATAAATATGGGAAACCTCCAAAACCCAGGCAGGCATCATGCTTGTGTTGGAGAGTGTGTATTTTCTGGTGATGACATCAGTGCCATTGCAGATCTAATTTGCACCTTTCTTCTCCCTATCTCTGTTATTGTTGTTCTGTACATGAGGGTATTTGTGGTGGTTTTATCTCAGGCTCAGGCCATGCGCTCTCGTATTGGTATCACTGTGAAACCCCAGCAGTCTAGAGTCCAAACTGTtagaaaaagtgaaatgaaagcAGCCAGGGCTCTTGGTGGTGTTGTGGTTGTGTTCCTGTTGTGTACCTGCCCtggtttttgtctgtttttctcaggTGAAGGTATCCAGCTTAATGCTTCACATTCTGCTTTTGttatatgtttgttttattttaactcctgTCTGAACCCTttgatttatgcatttttctaTCCCTGGTTTAGGAAGTCAGTCAAACTCATCATATCTCTGAAGATACTGCAGCCTGACTCCTGTGATGCCAACATACTGTAA